ATACgactgtattaatttttactgcgttgttatcaaattaataattgtgtaGATAAATAGAAAGACGtcattctttaaattaatgacaatttattataatcttTGCCTGGCTATTATTGCAAATCCGTACCCAAGCTTTACGTATATTCTTATCCAtactttgttttattgttaattatctaAGTCACTATCAATGGTCTTTAAGTAAATTAACAATTGCAAATATTTAACTAGTAATTTGGCGAAACactagataaataaaaaaaaaaattccactgtaaaaaaaagtaaatgttCATAGTTCGAGTTCATCGGTCTCTGAATTCACGCgttttaatttagttttttttctttaaattatataacatCATGTCactattattcaaaatttatctgattatttataatttttacttgatctCTGCAGCAGAAGGTTTGTTacacaattaattataattaatattttattttttaagtcttTAGAGAACctgataattattgaatttgttaaataatttatttatttaattattaaataatattttaaattaaaaaaaaaatagatgcaAATTACTGGACTTATATAGCGAAAGATGAATTGAAAGAGTCGTTGTCATATTcatggaataaaaatattgcgaaaaatgtaatattatttattggcgATGGCATGAGTATCGATACGATAACAGCAAGTAGAATTTACCATAATGGAGAGACAAGTTATCttgcatgggaaaaatttccTCATGTTGGCTTATTAAAGGTTAGTCTACAATAAAATAGTAGATTATatgatacactgtaaaaagaaaCCCGTTTTAGTTGACACTATCGTGATGTTAAGGTTATCGGTGTTGAATTGAACTCCGAAAACGGTGTTAAGGTAGTTCACTCGCGAACCGACTTTTCATAAGACTTTCATGTAATTGAAATATGATATCAAGGTAGATGTCCtgcatgtaatttaaaaaaatcacattttttGACCGTTTGTAAAGCGACATACAGATAATCAAAGAGCACACAATTAACGTGCATTGTTATTCCAACAAGCGATTGGACTTCGGGTGTCGTCGGTTTTTACCCCCACTAGGGTGATGCATTtctgcaaaatttttttttttttaagtgctgaagcaaaatctcaatctacatcgaaaaaaaaaatcggtctgtcagttgaccctgcgggccagccccaaaacttcccgctgttttcgagctcgttgagctcgaaaacattattgtgaatacattttcgagctctttgagctcgcaaatacttttgtatgccattgttttgtaaaaaaaccattttttagcatttccttctcccacgatatctcgcgaacgaatcaaccgattttgatggttgaggcggcaatcgacgcgttttgtcgagttctaaagctgatcaaattttgaaattgatttatttagccgtttttgagaaatttcaaaaaaaccaaggaaaaaattttttttgaattctttcgtcaacggtttctcttgaacgaatgaaccgattttgatggttgaggtggcattcgacgcagcttatagagttttagagctgattagattttggaatcaatccatcgagcaaattaaaagttatccaaataaaacattttcgaaaaaattttatttttgaaatatctctgaacgcaccctaccgattaagttcaaatttttacggcttcaagacattaacaagccgcgtcgaatgacacctcaacgatcaaaatcggttcatccgttcaagagttatgaatatttacatacatacatacgtacgtacgtacgtacgtacacacatacatacactcggacatcatcgtgaaattagtcaggatagcttcctaggccCTCGAaatgtcgacatctgatggaaattcgattttcgtaaatcggaccgaaaccaataacttcccgaatttttgaaaatttacaattttcttagcgggaagttaaaaaattctcaccaaatacgagctcttaattccaatgctAAGTACTTGCCATTTGAGTTCAATGTATAACGGGGCCCTGGCTCCTGCGTGTCCAGATAGCCAAGAACcacagttaaataaatttcccgaaattattgatttacttaattttactatcattaattatacttatattattctaaaattcTGGTTCCAAAAGACGAGAAATGATCTCAGGAAGCAGGTACTCGTCCTGAGCCGGACACGCGACTGAAATAAAATCCTTATGCTATGTGACGctggtgataattaaatttaagcaagagattataacaaaattttatactttatttaaccaaTAATCCCAATTTACATACAAACTTCCCCTCGTTAGTTattctaaatttatatatatgatcgACTAAAGAGAATTTGTTTAATAAGAACGCGCAATTTTATAGGGCGTGAAATGCGACGATTTTGTCGAATAATTTAAGATTTGGGTTTGCGTTGAAGAgagagaaaattataatctataCTTGTAATTTGTTGAGAACTTATCGAAATTCGTGGTGATTTATTGATGATGCTGGTCGAAGATTCCTCTCGGCTTGGTCCTGGTGATGTTGGTGTCCAATAGGTTTCCTCTGGCTCCTGGGATCCGCGTCGGCAGGTTGTCGCACACGAAGAAAAACCACACCACTCACTTTATACActttggttttatttatttgaccaGATAAACGAACTTCAGGTGTAATATTCAATTTGGTGTATCAAAGCAACACCACGTATctcaattaacaaattaacttttaattcaaataaattatgaaagacTCAAGCGAAAGGTTTCGTATCacttctaaataaatttagtttaatatatcaaagacaagttctaataattaattacttgagcAGAAATAATTATGCGTCGGTGCGTTTTCGCTGACCGAACTCAAGTTAACTTAAACTCACTATATCTTATATACAATAATGCTcggaaaagaaatatatatatagtggaCAATTTTAGAGAGAGTAAAGTGGATAAGACCGATCGGTTACAGCTCTCGAACTTAAGTGTCGTCTTTTGATCAATCGTCTTGGGTCAGTTCTCTGGGCCACCAACCTGCGTTGACCCCACCTAATTATGCGCAGGACTAATTTGCGGTCCTATGCTGCGCGAAATCATCCCCCAAATTCTAACGCAGAGACTAGACTACTGCACTTGACTCTTAGAGCAAGAAGAGAGAGAGGGGGAGGAAATAAATGAAGCGAGAGAGCCACACTCTCACGTCTTAAATCGCTGCTGCACGGTTACAAatgatttcccatttaaaatacacgtaaattaaattacttttttcttaactttctaatactcagctgcgttTCGCAAGGTaaattgtagggcatttggtgttcttcaaaagtgttcatagttacttagctgtaattccagatgtttcacttgtgtccgttgcggaactcatttttcctatgaaattgacctttattggcttgaggaacgtaaaccaatgaaagtacattaaaatgttaataaaagtttcataggaaattttattcccttcaaaaaaagtcctatgagtcgcgtcgctaaagtccatagtttccgagttataaccattttaataatttgaaaaataaaatataaattataattttttttatattatatttttcaaattattaaaatggttataactcggaaaccatggactttagcgacttgactcataggacttttttggaaggaaataaaatttccgataaaatttctattaacatttttagtgtaatttcattggtttacgttctgcaagccaataaaggtcaatttcataggaaaaatgagctccgcaacggacacaagtgaaacagctggaattacagctaagtaactatggacacttttgaagaacaccaaatgccctacaatttgcgaTCAAAACCGCCTTGATATCATGAAACGCAGCTGAGTATGagagagttaaaaaaaaagtaatttaatttacgtgtatgttaaatgggaaatctttgaaatcaaatggcaagtacttagcattggaattaagagctcatatttggtgagaattttttttttcgatctagATTAAGATTTTGCTtgagcacttaaaaaaaaacctcttgcggaaatgaatcaccctaacTCCCACTCTGGATGTTTTATGGGTTGAATGTTCTCCCACTTTTCTGTACGCATGCGCAGTTCATAAATGTTTCGTAGTGGTGACGATTTCCGAGGTCTATTCTCTTACTGGGACCACAATAGTAGTAGCTCGGgctaacttaaaaaaattcatattttgacgTAGATTCAAAACAATTCTGCTTAAGAATCTCCAAAAACTAACagattatagaaaaaaaatttcaaatttaaaaatatataaaaatgatcaTACTACCGAttagtaaaaaagttataaatattcaaaggaATCTGTCTCACAATTAAAAACGAGAAAAACTATTACGTCtcactaaaattaaatttccactgtcaaaattatgaaaaatctaTCAACATATTtctttattcattcattttattatgtaaTAATCGATGTATATTATTGTTACTTGTTACTAGACTTATAATACTAATCTGAAGGTACCAGATTCAGCGTCGACGGCAACAGCGCTTTTTAGCGGAATCAAAACCAATACTTTAGTAGTTGGAGTTGATAATAATGTAGTTCTAAATGACTGCAACAGTAGTTTGAAACCAGAGTATCACACTAAATCAATTATTGAGTGGGCGCAAAATGTAGGAAAAGATACCGGTTAGTTTTCAAAATAAGATTTGATTGTTATGTATTAAACACTACTTATATTGGACTATATTCCATAGactaatgtaaataattagtgTAGCAAAGCAATCTATTAGTAATGACGGTGTAAATTATAGTATGTGTATACGCGTGAAAAAAATCGTTGATGCGTTTTATTGATAGGTTTTGTAACAACGACAAGAGTAACACATGCGACACCAGCTCCTTTGTACGCTCACTCACCAAATCGTAATTGGGAATGTGAAAACAAAGTCCCAGTTGGAGCTAAAAAATGCAAAGACATTGCGCGTCAATTGATTGAAGACGATCCGGGAAGAAACATAAAAGTTATTATGGGTGGTGGGCGCCAGATGCTTAAATCTAACGTAACGGGAACTAAAATAGATCCTATTGATACGTGGGCATGTTACAGTAGCGATGGGCGAAATTTAATAGAGGATTGGGCGCGAGATAAGGCTCTGAAAAATGCCAGGCACCAGGTTGTCCAAAATAACAAGCAATTGAGGGCCGTAGATCCTGATGATGTAGATTTTTTGATGGGGATCTTTGCCAATGGATATTTGAACATGGACTGGGAGAGAGTTGATGGCCCAGAAGGGCAGCCTAGTCTCGAAGAGATGACCACAATGGCAATTAAGGTGCTGCGGAAGGCGCCCAAGGGTTTTTTGTTAGTGGTGAGTTTTCAAAAGTTGCTAAATTCGTTTTGAATGAATTCGTTGATAAATTTCGACTGGCTTTGATCAGGTTGAAGGTGGACTAATTGATGTCGCTCATCACCACGGGAATGCTGCTCAAGCACTCCGTGAAACTGTCAGATTATCGGATGCTATCAATGCCACTTTGCAGATGGTCGATTTAGATGACACTCTGGTAATAGTTACTAGTGATCACTCGCATTCCATGGCTTTCAATGGCTACCCTGAAAGAAATTCAACGGTTTTAGGTAATAGCTTTTTTGACACCAACGGAAAGTTCTATGTTTCAAAAGATCCCACTTTAATAAGCACCCTAACTatgataaacataaaaaaatatccctGCAGCTAATCTTCATTTTCCGCAAGACTTTTAAtgactgaataattttttctgtaaattttgcGCATATTTACTAACCTAATAATggcttatattttttaatttaaatttattaattatagatgcccctcaaaaattgaatttcgaTGGCATGGCATATCCTATATTGTCTTACAGTACAGGAATATTTGATGACATGGCTCATAAAATAAGCAACGACAACGCAACCGGGATAAATCCTAATAGTAACAATAAATCGGATTATAGTTACGGCCAAAAAGCAGCATTTATTAGGGCTGAAGCTTATCATGGCGGCGGCGATGTTCCGATTTATGCTATAGGTAATGATCAAATtgcttttaaaaattgaaaatcttAACTATGAAATTGTTCGTTTTTCTAGGACCTTACgcacatttatttcattcaacgCACGAACAAAATTACGTTGCACACGTGATTGGCTATGCGGCGCAAATTGGACCGTACGCCAATGCTGCTAATCAGCTAAACCGAAAGTGGATTGTGATAATTACATgttctatcatatatgtagTATACTATTGCTCAAATACATATTTCTGATGCTATCAGCGAGAAGATATTGTAGAATATAGCTTATCTGTGCTCATTTgatctttgattttttaaacatcGCGACTAATCGCAATcaagtattcattttttttctgtcttcAGTACTATTTTTCCTCTCAGTTGAACTTCGCAAGAAGtagaaaataaacaaaaatacatatttcGATAACTCAGAGGTATCACTGACCTAGTCGCACGAATAATGCAAACATTGATGATTCATTTTATTAGTAttgttttttctaaatatattttataaagttcttttttagtaaataaagcAAAATGatttagaataattttaatctaaattctttctttttttaacaataaaacatATGTTCAATATATGCAAACAGAAAAATGTTTCGTTCTATTAGACCAACACTCAATAAATCAAGTGACAGAATATTTGCCTTAGCAGATTGGAGTAATGGCTTCAAGAGAGCCTCATTATGAGCTTATTATGTCACGCGggtgaaaaatctatatatctGCATTGCcgtttcatatattttagtaCTCCGGCCGATAAACGGTCACTTAGGGTTTGCTTGACAGCTTTCATAGAACATCaggacaattaattaatgtaacgggaccaAAATCCACCTCTGATTTACGAAAGGCCATTTCCGtgcccttttgggcatacatACACTGCAAGGCCATCCCTACCCCCGCCCCAGACGACACTCTTATATTAGCCGAAAAATAAAGTCGAGTGACGAGTAAGGTGGACATCAACCGgaggtataatcaaaaattctcATTGCCTAGGGTATCTAACGacagccaccacgagtcctACCTCTCTTGGGCCAAACACTACTACCATCTCCGGAAATagagactctggtcgaagtgggCTTGGAAAGGCCCCCTCTGGTACCAGTTCACTGTACTGGTGATGAGGTTGCATCGAGATAAGTGGTGAGACCCAACCTCCTCAATACCCTAAAGAGAGTTTCCTCCATTTGTAATCATCCAACTTGCGAACAAGCTATTATCCGCGTATCACGttattgaaatcgttttgactcaaattcaaccttgaataactttcgaaggagtgaatttagcaaaaaatgtcagaccttttttgtagagcattaaatttccttcgaaaatctgtcatggtctttattgaatatttattatttcgtcagttacaaaattcaaaagtaaaaatgttaaatcgaaaaaatatatcagtttattaagcttaattaatcggaaacggcttgtctgacgaaaatcttcaatcagacctttttttgtagggaatttaattttacgtatgagtaagtaaaaattatttttttttactccaatgttttagcagttctgacgtaaaacatcaaattatggattaaaattaaaaatagcgatgatagacctcttaaaattaatgttaagggctcaaactttcatgaaattttttttttgtcattctgaataatattatcgatatagctaagaaaaaaaaaatagtctatttttttggcccagtctattgtacaactagtgcGGTAAGTTGTCGATTGCCCACGAAAGCAAAGTTGAGCGCACGAACGAAGTGAGTAGGACACTCAGATAGTCTTTAAGTGGCGATCGCCAAATTTACTggtcgcactcaaatttacttgtcgtACGTAGATAATCGTATAACGCACACAAATGTCGTGGAAACAGTTAAATGGGCGAACAGCTATTTGGCGAACAAAAGAGCGTGCGCTAAGGTAGCACTTATATcgcatgaatgataaaaaaaacaaatgaaatagaaaaaataaagttttttgttaCAATTGCAGTACCTCTCCCCTACTTACGCTtagcttgctcaagatctgctcaaggctcaCGGACAATTTCGAGCATTGAGCAGATCTTAACCCTTTAGAGTCAGAGGATCTCGAAACGTCTCCGTGTGAGACTAGTGGGGAGAGCGCGAATCGTAGAGTCCCGTGAGCATGTATGAGTGACATGTGAGAGTAGTAGTGTGCCTGTGAGTACCCTTCCACTCGTTTGAATCTCGCGCTGCGTTCATCGACAGTGCCGTAGTTAGTATTGTTGACATGAGAAAATAGTCTCCGAAAGTaaggttataaaaattaaaaaaattttacacattGCTATGTAATTGCAATATTACTTAACTATATGTATAATGAAACCAAATATTGTTCTTACTTTGAATTTCAGttctttgatatttattatttaataaattaaaaataaaaaataaaataattttcaattcccGCTTAGGTAAAATTGTTTCTCTTATAATACGGCCCTGTCACATTTTCTTCGCGCTCTTTCTAATTCTATCGGGCTCCGCCAGACCGAAGAGTGGGGTTTCAAGGTCAGACTCTAAAGGGTTAAGCAAGCCATGCGCAACTATTTTTAGCTATAGTCTTccttacatttttaaaaaacagtttttaattcaaaaattaacagaGAAATCAATTATTCTAATACTTTTCCCGCAATTTTTCTTAACAGCTTCTATCAGactaacgaaaaattttaattacaaaatatacaACTTCTAttctgggaggccgttatgTAAAATGGAGTaagatagtaataaaaaaacaaataaataagtatttcataatttttattcattatcatcatttaaacatatttttctaCTCACTTATACTCGATATTGATCGcgtatttacaaaataattttcagtcTTATGCGGTACataacaatataataaatataataataatctgcCATTATCTCTCACTGTAGCTAAatgtattgataattattatacttcttatattatatatttcttatactATACACAAAAGTGTTATTcaaacttataaaaatataataacaataacattaataattataattattgtaattacgaaatttttatatatttagagTGAGGTACTGTCATAACCTCTAACATATGAGCGGTAAAtctatttaagaaaaaaatttttttttcactattatACATTTTGTTCTTAAATAAtgagttttaatttataaataatcgcgatttaatgtttaattaattaaataattgtaaaaaatataatgatttgTAATGCAGAATgacgtaaaaaaatgtttttttatgaatgaaaagtatattataaaatataaaattttttataaattaaatgatcacaaaaaaaaattttttaatcattttttcgcTTACTTCGATTTAATCTCTTCCTCGGGGAAGGATTTTCcgcaaagaaaattttaattattatagagcagagtaataataatgtggtgaataaaaatataaaacccGGTGAAAATTTACCATAAAACATAAGACTCAATAATGTTAGTAATTGAGTTACGAGAATTATTTGTGTGAGATAAATAGAgtagattaataataatgagcgCTGTCTTTTAACTGTCTGCCTGATggaatttttctcaaaatattcATAAGTAATTTTTCTGGGTAAATTTTCCGGTAAAATTTCCGTTGCAGTAGATTTGAGGTTATGCGTGTGATGTGGAGTTTTTTGACGTATGGAAGAGTGGACATTGGCGTAAAgaggaaatattttttctgaaattcgTCGGGTTAATTGAGTTAATGTGAATTTTTCGGGATTTGTCGTTTCTGAATCCCCCAGTGAATAGATCAAGTAGGGGAAGAGATTAAGATTTTGGCAGCAGTGACGCAGTTTTTGAATCGATGGATTGTTGAAGAGCAATGGCGTACTTTGGCTTCCATctgttaacaaaaaaacaatcattattattactgtttaTGGAAATCCGTATTTGAAAGTTCAATTTTCGAACGCTAGGCATTTTCTAAGACACCAATTTCTGAAGTTAGACTCTGCACTATTATTTCATAAGGTGCGATAATTAGTGATGCGATGACCCTCATTTTGAGTTTCGGTCACAAGACGGTCTTTGGGCCGACGGTCCTGTTCAAATGCGAAATGTCACAAATTTATCGGTCAGGGTCCGTCATTTTGAACCGTCCGAAAATTTGGTCAGTAACA
This sequence is a window from Microplitis mediator isolate UGA2020A chromosome 3, iyMicMedi2.1, whole genome shotgun sequence. Protein-coding genes within it:
- the LOC130664730 gene encoding alkaline phosphatase-like; this translates as MSLLFKIYLIIYNFYLISAAEDANYWTYIAKDELKESLSYSWNKNIAKNVILFIGDGMSIDTITASRIYHNGETSYLAWEKFPHVGLLKTYNTNLKVPDSASTATALFSGIKTNTLVVGVDNNVVLNDCNSSLKPEYHTKSIIEWAQNVGKDTGFVTTTRVTHATPAPLYAHSPNRNWECENKVPVGAKKCKDIARQLIEDDPGRNIKVIMGGGRQMLKSNVTGTKIDPIDTWACYSSDGRNLIEDWARDKALKNARHQVVQNNKQLRAVDPDDVDFLMGIFANGYLNMDWERVDGPEGQPSLEEMTTMAIKVLRKAPKGFLLVVEGGLIDVAHHHGNAAQALRETVRLSDAINATLQMVDLDDTLVIVTSDHSHSMAFNGYPERNSTVLDAPQKLNFDGMAYPILSYSTGIFDDMAHKISNDNATGINPNSNNKSDYSYGQKAAFIRAEAYHGGGDVPIYAIGPYAHLFHSTHEQNYVAHVIGYAAQIGPYANAANQLNRKWIVIITCSIIYVVYYCSNTYF
- the LOC130665380 gene encoding uncharacterized protein LOC130665380 produces the protein MDNTLLADKPTLVRRVSDLLKDGSQSTPLLFNNPSIQKLRHCCQNLNLFPYLIYSLGDSETTNPEKFTLTQLTRRISEKIFPLYANVHSSIRQKTPHHTHNLKSTATEILPENLPRKITYEYFEKNSIRQTVKRQRSLLLIYSIYLTQIILVTQLLTLLSLMFYGKFSPGFIFLFTTLLLLCSIIIKIFFAENPSPRKRLNRSKRKND